One window of Papaver somniferum cultivar HN1 chromosome 9, ASM357369v1, whole genome shotgun sequence genomic DNA carries:
- the LOC113311836 gene encoding ankyrin repeat-containing protein ITN1-like, which yields MTDCRVYSHGGNLTLISVSYIMNVYKHKLMHKQAIALLKQMLVGLKNANNLDVTIATLFQNDPDIIKEAIKLGNIEFVRECLKRYGFLVWYNIGDQKMIEMAIAEKNVEIVNLICDCGDVEFEDKITLLSVMDNNDNTILHHAAKLAPSAKLNMISGVALQIQRELQWFKGVERMLKINYKDKRNKEGYTARSIFTKEHKELVKEGEQWMKDTSGSCMLVAALIATVAFAAAFTVPGGNISDSHSSKNGTPVFLGKTSFTVFAVADSFALFSSITSVLMFLDVYTSRYAEMDFLKSLPQKVIIGLTTLFISMAAILVAFCASIFIVIGDMSPQSLILIGLFGCVPVTLFAWLQLPLFYEMVQSTYWGDHFEKHKYIDPRVEKIITKRKRV from the exons ATGACAGATTGCAGGGTTTATTCTCATGGTGGAAATTTGACTCTTATTTCAGTGTCTTATATAATGAATGTATACAAGCACAAGTTGATGCACAAACAAGCAATTGCACTGCTTAAGCAAATGTTAGTGGGACTCAAGAATGCAAACAATTTAGATGTTACTATAGCAACTCTTTTTCAAAATGATCCCGACATCATAAAGGAAGCTATAAAGCTTGGAAACATAGAATTTGTAAGGGAGTGTCTCAAGCGGTACGGTTTCCTGGTATGGTACAACATAGGGGATCAAAAAATGATAGAAATGGCTATTGCAGAAAAAAATGTAGAAATAGTAAATTTAATATGTGATTGCGGTGATGTTGAATTTGAAGATAAAATCACTTTGCTTTCTGTGATGGATAATAATGACAACACAATCTTGCATCACGCTGCCAAGTTAGCGCCTTCTGCGAAACTCAATATGATTTCAGGTGTAGCTCTTCAGATACAACGAGAATTGCAGTGGTTTAAG GGAGTAGAACGTATGTTAAAGATTAATTACAAGGACAAGAGAAATAAAGAAGGATATACGGCTCGAAGTATATTTACAAAAGAACACAAAGAATTGGTGAAGGAAGGAGAGCAATGGATGAAGGATACATCTGGATCCTGCATGCTAGTTGCTGCCCTCATTGCTACTGTAGCATTTGCAGCTGCTTTTACCGTTCCTGGAGGCAATATTAGTGACAGTCATAGCTCTAAAAACGGTACTCCAGTTTTCTTGGGAAAGACCTCATTTACCGTGTTCGCTGTAGCAGATTCCTTCGCTCTTTTCTCTTCTATAACATCAGTACTCATGTTCTTAGATGTATATACTTCGCGATATGCAGAAATGGATTTCCTGAAGTCTTTGCCACAGAAAGTAATTATAGGCCTTACGACTCTTTTCATATCTATGGCGGCAATACTGGTAGCTTTTTGTGCATCAATATTTATCGTGATTGGAGACATGTCTCCTCAGAGTCTAATTCTTATAGGATTGTTTGGTTGTGTCCCTGTGACCTTGTTTGCATGGTTGCAATTGCCATTGTTTTACGAAATGGTCCAGTCCACATATTGGGGTGACCACTTTGAAAAACACAAATACATCGACCCTAGAGTGGAGAAGAtaataacaaaaagaaagagagtaTAG